From the Candidatus Poribacteria bacterium genome, one window contains:
- a CDS encoding ABC transporter permease: MSILESLTNALSALLANKLRSMLTMLGVIIGVGAIITTTSIGEGAKADVTERIQTLGANILAVRPGQSRFRGRGSADARRSLTVKDIAALQEHGTTFGYVTPEVSSRAQVKYQNKNTNTTIVGTSPEYLVTANFTVEKGRFFTESDIRYRERVCVLGKSVVDNLFETIEPVGKTVKIKGVGFHVLGVMKEKGASGWRNPDDQVFIPYSTAMKRVFGNDYLSSISIQANDGKLLEAAETEVTELLRKQHKIPINKDPDFHIRNQAEFMETLEESNQTFTNLILGIAVVSLVVGGIGIMNIMLVSVTERTKEIGLRKAVGAQRSDILAQFLVESTSLALVGGIIGIGVGIAGAELVTSFWEWRTLVSPMYGMVSFVVSALVGIFFGAYPAWKAAKLHPIDALRHE; the protein is encoded by the coding sequence GTGAGTATCTTGGAGAGTCTTACAAATGCATTGAGTGCCTTATTGGCAAATAAACTCCGATCTATGTTGACAATGTTGGGAGTGATCATCGGTGTCGGTGCTATTATAACCACGACCTCAATTGGTGAGGGTGCGAAGGCCGATGTCACCGAACGGATTCAGACATTAGGCGCGAATATTCTCGCTGTTCGTCCAGGGCAAAGCAGGTTTCGAGGACGCGGTTCTGCTGATGCACGCAGAAGTCTCACCGTTAAAGACATAGCAGCCCTACAGGAACACGGAACGACTTTTGGTTATGTTACACCCGAGGTCAGCAGCCGCGCACAAGTGAAGTACCAGAATAAAAATACGAACACAACCATCGTTGGTACATCCCCGGAGTATCTTGTCACCGCTAACTTTACCGTCGAAAAGGGCAGGTTTTTTACAGAGAGTGATATCCGGTACCGTGAACGTGTGTGTGTTCTCGGAAAGAGCGTTGTTGACAATCTCTTTGAAACGATAGAACCGGTCGGCAAGACGGTCAAAATTAAAGGGGTCGGTTTTCACGTCTTGGGTGTTATGAAAGAGAAGGGCGCGAGCGGATGGCGAAACCCGGACGATCAGGTTTTCATTCCGTATTCGACTGCCATGAAACGCGTTTTTGGAAATGATTATCTATCGAGCATCAGTATACAGGCAAATGACGGTAAACTTCTTGAGGCAGCAGAAACTGAGGTAACCGAGCTTCTCCGTAAGCAACACAAGATCCCAATAAACAAGGATCCCGATTTTCACATCCGTAACCAAGCGGAATTCATGGAAACACTCGAAGAATCAAACCAAACCTTTACGAACCTGATTTTAGGGATTGCTGTGGTATCGTTAGTTGTCGGTGGCATTGGTATTATGAACATTATGCTCGTTTCTGTGACAGAGCGGACGAAAGAAATCGGTCTTCGGAAAGCGGTTGGTGCACAACGTTCCGATATCCTCGCTCAGTTCCTCGTCGAATCCACGAGCCTTGCACTTGTAGGCGGTATTATTGGTATCGGTGTGGGCATAGCCGGTGCGGAACTGGTGACATCGTTCTGGGAGTGGCGAACCCTTGTCTCGCCGATGTACGGAATGGTTTCTTTTGTTGTCAGCGCGTTGGTAGGTATCTTTTTCGGTGCGTATCCTGCATGGAAAGCGGCAAAACTTCATCCGATTGATGCACTTAGACACGAGTAG
- a CDS encoding SDR family NAD(P)-dependent oxidoreductase — protein MEKTAVIAGVGPGLGAALARKFVEEGCNVALLSRSSAYIKNLSTRLAKSGRTAIPIPTDITEPEQVDQSFDRIREELGAPDILVNHAGNAAWGSFADLTPEAFEGAWRVCTLGGFLCSKQVVPGMLKKGGGDIIFTGATSAVRGRAGALAFSSAKYATRGLASALAREVGPHGIHVAHVIIDGVIDTPGVRQRYKLSENEPLLEPDAIADTYWALVQQERSAWTFEVDVRPHNEEFFT, from the coding sequence ATGGAAAAAACAGCAGTTATCGCAGGCGTGGGTCCCGGTTTAGGGGCTGCACTTGCCCGTAAATTTGTAGAGGAAGGATGCAACGTAGCACTCTTATCGCGCTCATCCGCCTACATTAAAAACCTATCCACGCGATTGGCAAAATCCGGACGTACAGCCATTCCGATCCCGACGGATATTACCGAACCTGAGCAGGTGGATCAAAGTTTTGATCGTATTCGAGAAGAGCTGGGAGCCCCTGACATCTTGGTAAATCATGCTGGAAACGCCGCTTGGGGGAGTTTCGCAGATCTCACTCCTGAAGCGTTTGAGGGGGCGTGGCGCGTCTGCACCCTCGGTGGGTTCCTCTGTTCAAAACAGGTGGTACCAGGGATGCTTAAGAAGGGCGGTGGAGACATTATATTTACGGGTGCTACCTCTGCTGTCCGTGGGAGGGCAGGGGCGTTGGCGTTTAGTAGTGCCAAGTATGCGACCCGAGGTTTGGCATCGGCACTCGCGCGCGAAGTCGGTCCGCACGGTATCCATGTCGCCCATGTGATCATTGACGGTGTTATTGATACACCGGGGGTGCGACAACGCTATAAGCTCAGCGAGAATGAACCACTCCTTGAACCCGATGCGATTGCGGATACCTATTGGGCTTTAGTGCAGCAGGAACGGAGCGCGTGGACTTTTGAGGTTGATGTCCGCCCTCATAATGAGGAATTTTTCACCTAA